One Leopardus geoffroyi isolate Oge1 chromosome C1, O.geoffroyi_Oge1_pat1.0, whole genome shotgun sequence DNA segment encodes these proteins:
- the SESN2 gene encoding sestrin-2, with protein sequence MIVADSECGAQLKGYLPFSPGGGGGGGPGAGEEQRGSRTRRGPRGPSAFIPVEEVLREGAESLEQHLRLEALMSLGRVDNLAVVMGLHPDYLSSFWRLHYLLLHTDGPLASSWRHYIAIMAAARHQCSYLVGSHMAEFLQTGGDPEWLLGLHHAPEKLRKLSEINKLLAHRPWLITKEHIQALLKTGEHSWSLAELIQALVLLTHCHSLASFVFGCGILPEGDPEGSPAPQAPSPPSEQSSPPSRDPMNNSGGFEAARDVEALMERMRQLQESLLRDEGASQEEMESRFELEKSESLLVAPSADILEPSPHPDMLCFVEDPTFGYEDFTRRGAQAPPTFRAQDYTWEDHGYSLIQRLYPEGGQLLDEKFQAAYSLTYNTIAMHSGVDTSMLRRAIWNYIHCVFGIRYDDYDYGEVNQLLERNLKVYIKTVACYPEKTTRRMYNLFWRHFRHSEKVHVNLLLLEARMQAALLYALRAITRYMT encoded by the exons ATGATCGTTGCAGACTCCGAGTGCGGCGCGCAGCTGAAGGGCTACCTGCCATTCtccccgggcggcggcggcggcggcggccccggggCCGGAGAG GAGCAGAGGGGAAGTCGGACTCGGCGAGGTCCCCGAGGGCCCAGCGCCTTCATCCCAGTGGAGGAG GTCCTTcgggagggagcagagagcctGGAGCAACATCTGAGGCTGGAGGCATTGATGTCCTTGGGGCGAGTGGACAACCTGGCGGTGGTGATGGGCCTGCACCCTGACTACCTTAGCAGCTTTTGGCGTCTACACTACCTCCTGCTGCACACAGATGGGCCCCTGGCCAGCTCGTGGCGCCACTACATTGCCATCATG GCTGCCGCCCGCCACCAGTGTTCCTACCTGGTGGGGTCCCACATGGCTGAGTTTCTGCAGACTGGTGGTGACCCTGAGTGGCTGCTCGGTCTCCATCATGCCCCCGAGAAGCTGCGCAAGCTCAGCGAGATCAACAAGTTGCTGGCACACCGGCCGTGGCTCATCACCAAGGAGCACATCCAG gCCTTGCTGAAGACGGGTGAGCACAGCTGGTCTCTGGCGGAGCTCATCCAGGCCCTGGTCCTGCTCACCCACTGCCACTCGCTGGCCTCCTTTGTGTTTGGCTGCGGCATCCTCCCTGAGGGGGACCCAGAGGGCAGCCCTGCCCCCCAGGCACCTTCACCCCCCAGCGAGCAGAGCAGCCCCCCCAGCAGGGACCCAATGAACAACTCTGGG GGCTTCGAGGCTGCCCGAGACGTGGAAGCGTTGATGGAGCGCATGAGGCAGCTGCAGGAGAGCCTGTTACGGGATGAGGGAGCATCCCAGGAGGAGATGGAGAGCCGCTTTGAGCTGGAGAAGTCAGAGAGCCTTCTGGTGGCTCCCTCAG CTGACATCCTGGAGCCCTCTCCACACCCAGACATGCTGTGCTTTGTGGAGGACCCCACTTTTGGATATGAGGACTTTACCCGGCGAGGGGCTCAGGCACCCCCCACCTTCCGTGCCCAG GATTATACCTGGGAAGACCATGGCTATTCACTGATCCAACGGCTCTACCCTGAGGGTGGGCAGCTGTTGGATGAGAAGTTCCAGGCAGCTTATAGCCTCACCTACAACACCATTGCCATGCACAGTGGAGTAGACACCTCCATGCTCCGGAGGGCCATCTGGAATTACATCCACTGTGTCTTTGGTATCAG ATATGATGACTATGACTACGGGGAGGTGAACCAGCTCCTGGAACGGAACCTCAAGGTCTATATCAAGACGGTGGCCTGCTACCCAGAGAAGACCACCCGAAGAATGTACAACCTCTTCTGGAGGCACTTCCGCCACTCAGAGAAG GTCCATGTGAACTTGCTGCTCCTGGAGGCCCGCATGCAGGCTGCCCTTCTCTACGCCCTCCGTGCCATCACCCGCTACATGACCTGA